The nucleotide sequence gagtatttattgaacatctaacaCATACATAAAAGGCAGTAAAGACAAATGAGAAGAGGGCAGGATATTGAAGTATACAGACTTTAATGCTGAGTTTTGTATCTTAGTAAGTTACCGCACCTTACAGACACTCAATTTCCCCTGATTTAGGAAGGCGATGCTAATGGGTATTGCATAGGTGTAAGTATAAAAATGTTGTATTTAAGAGAATCCCACAAGCTTGgtataaggcagaaaataaatagatgtgACATGAATAAGTAGTTTATTACATTTGTATGCTACCTGCAGACTAGAGGAAGCAAGAAACACAGCCACTATGATTGATAAGCATTATATTCTAATTtggaatataaatagaaaagagaaaaatagaaagctatgcataaacacatacattaaaatgaattttatgtggACTCTTTCAGGAAAATGTTcctaaggtatttttttttattgtggtaaaatacacataacataaaatgtactctgttaaccattttaagtgcacagttcagtggtACTAAATATAGTCATAACATTGTGCAGCCATCcctaccatccatctccataactcgtttcatcttgtgaaactgaaactctatactcattaaGCAATACTTCCCCATGTCTTCCTCCCCCCGGCTTCTGGCAACCATCATTGTACCATCTCTGTGACTCTGTCCACTTTAAGTCCcttatacaaatggaattatactgtatttgtccttcactgactaacttatttcacttggcataatattCTCAAGTTTCATCCAAGTTGCAACATATGTCAGAATATTTCCCTCAtgtttaagactgaataatattccattgtatgtatatatcatattttgcttatccattcatctgttgttggacacttcAATTGCTTCTACATTTTAGCTATTGCCAATAATGCTGCTGGAAACACggatgtgcaaatattttttcaagactctgctttcatttcttttgctatCCTGAGATGTGGAGCTGCTGAATCATATGGCAATACCATTTTGATGTTTTTAGGAACTAACATACTCTTTTCCACAGCAAACATAGGGTTTGGCATTCCCTCCAATATTGCAAAAGGAATCGCCACATCCTTGCCTGTGGATTTTATTCACAAGTCCTGTGGCTCTCTCTACATCCCGGCCACCATGTGTTATTTCCTCTTTATATATATGACATCAAAGGTGCAGGAAGTAATGAACTAAATTGGAAGGATAAACATGCAGAAAAATAGAGGTAAATACTGACTACAGAAAACCATAAGAATAAGAATTTTGGAtgatctatatattatatacctatTTATCTAACATCTATCTGTTCCTCcatctgtaattaaaatatattacagttagagaacagaggaaaaaggaggaatacatgaatttaaattttaattcctcTTAGATTGTCTCACAACATCATTATGACAGAAAATTTATAGGTCAGTATCTGTTAACTATAAATGTAACATTCTTAAAGTATTCAAATACATTGAATTACAGCATGAATAATATATTACAATCcattcaagtttattttattccaggaacacaaaaatacaaatttcatttgcaattcaagaaaaacataaattgatACATATGAttgatgtatatacacatttaacgtatttttaaatatacattttttaaaaaatagaaatttttctaggacaaatacttaaaatatcaCTGAAAATAGTGTTATTAGATAATACCTTCCTAATAACTCTGGTATTACAtaagaaaccaaaattaaaatttcagataagcttagaaactaaaaatgttaaaaatattattctgttctccatatgttcatatttaatattatttcttgttttcattcttcttcagtgttgctctactaaaatataacatacaataggtacttttgatttcttctcttattactcaaaattgtatacattttctcATGCTCTTAATTTAGTTATGCTACTTTTCTTTACTCTTGGAATTTTCACACTTGTGTTCACTCTCTTTTGAGTTCTCATAGTATCAAATaagcttttttccctctttctgatTTGAAGGTTCATCTTCTCATAATTATTTTGTCCGctcagtttcttttcattctcagtTAAGTGCCTCTCATCTGGCTTTtcatttgtaaggtttcttttcatcttaagccagtcttttatttatattttgattctgTTTTGTGGAGGACATGCTTCCCTGAATTTTAAGGAAGAGGCCAAAAGGTTTGTTCAAGTTTTTACCTGACACATTGGATTAAATTATCTAATGTACACACTCTTAATTTAAGTTTAGGGGCGACTCTCTACTCTCGATTTTgtatagtattatttttcttaacatccAAGTCCATCTTCATCTATTTGTATATGatcaatacaaatatatttctccAGAACCCTGCTTTGGTGGAGTTACTTCTTTCTAAGTAGGAGAGGTAGCAGTTGAGACATGAGCTGGGTTCTGGGTCAGTTTAGAGGGCTGGGCGACATTCCTCCTTTTGGTCTGTATGACTGAATGAATGCAGTTCTTGCTGTCTCGCTCCTCTCCTTAACACATTGAGCCATTGCAGCAGATGAGAAGGAATAATCCTGATCTGCCATTCAGGTGGAACACATGTTCTCTCCAACCACATCCATAGGTTGTACTCACACTCGGCCAGAATGTATCCTGTCAATGATATGGAGAtgtatctatctagatagatagatatctactTTGGTTTATGCTCTCTGGTTGCCCGTAAATTATCTCCTTAAAGTGAATATCAAAAAAGAGCTTGGTGATGGCAGTGTTATAAAATCCTCAAAATGCAGCACCCACACCCAGAagtatttgtagattctgggattCTAATTCAGAATCCTGCCTTATAGTTTGCCCCTACCAAACTATATTAAAGGGGCATTGGTCATTGAGGGTTGCTAGGCTCTTTGTTGAGCATATTTGCTCTTTTCatgactttgaaattattttaaaaatctaacgtTTTTCTCAGTGTGCTGCAAGATGATTTGATTTGAATGCATAAGCACTAATTCTCCCCTAAGATTTGTACAATATATTTGCTCTGACAAGCAATAGCCAGCAACTCACTTCACAGCAATTTATAGCATTTCCACCAtaagttgaattatttttaactagacTCTCTTTGCCTTAATCAAAATATGAAGAAGCAATATACTTGTTCTAGTTAGGTTCAAAAGTTGGCAGTCTCTCTCctggaaagaataataaaacttttcaaCGGCCTAATATGCATctatagacacatacacacacgcacacacgaaagcactattcataatatttaaagcACATTCTGTTCTATGACTTCATTTGTCTAGCACAAAATAAAACGATCTCAGTATATGTCAAGTACCAATTTTTTCGTGTGGCCAattataggtattttattttttaaatattagagtGTTTTTGAAgctctttctatttctttgtcaatGAACTAAACATTGGAAAATATGTAGGGTTTCCCACATAAGAACATTATTAACATCAAAATAGAAAGCTGGTGGTAGAAATACTGATTGGGAACACAGAGTCTCTATTCAGCGTTCTACTTCTGCCATACCATAACTTTGTGATCTCACGAAATATCTCTCCATGTTGTCATCCCTATGTATAGTTCTGTCATTTTTCAATAAGAGCTTTTTGCTTAATTATGAAGTACTACTATAACCATTATTTTGAGCTTCATGTAAATCAAGAACATCTGGACTCCACTTGCAAAACATCGAAAATGTAGTTAGGGATTGGGGGcataaagcaacattttaaaatgtgtaaagacaATGAGTAAGCAACAAAGTGTCCAATTTTTTAGGGGAAAGTTGCACACGTCAGGAAAAGGCAGGATTAAGTAACAGAGAATTTGAATGATAACTGGTCAATTGGTGTCGTTTACAATTGCAAGTCATACAAATGAAGTTtgctattttaaagagaaaaggagtTAGTTAGAATGGGTCAACCTATTGGGGAAGCAATGTAGTTAGAGACAATGCCCAAAACCATGTGAGCAAATGCTCTGTAGAGCGCACCCCTGCAATGCTGCCATTTTGAGGCCAAGTCTCTCCTTGTCTTGGTAGTGAGCCCTCCGTTCTGCCTCCATCATTGCCACTGTAGCTGCCACAAAATGATCCCTCAACCACCGCTGCCCAGGAACAAAGAAGGAATTCTGTCCTTCCGCGCTCTCAGATCAATTTCCAACATCAGGTGAGCCTTTGATGGGCACTATTCAGTTCCCATATCCCTgaaatagatgcagtaaaaacatagaaattgccTATGTGTTTCCCAATAAGACACATATGGAAGCCTGCTTTCCCACAACAGGAAGGGTTTTCCATGATGGGTGTTCAAAGGAACAATATTCCCTGTAAACCATACTTTGCCCATGTGAAGAAAAGCAATAAGGATTATTTAGTAAATAGACATAGAAACTCATCCAAGGTTGGCTGATGAGAAGCTGGTTAGCAAGGGGGTCTGCCTTCAGTTAGGACAAGGTCTGTGCTTCCCATGGGTTCTCTCCACAGCAGGAGGGATGCAAACTTCCGTTTCCTCCCCTGCACCTACCCTCAAATGGCCCAGAGTTCTTCAGGTGCTAGAATTTCTCAATTAATGCTGCACAAAATAACAGACAGTCTTCACTGTCACAGTCTGTTCTCATGAAGCTAGTCTCTGCTCACTACATAAAACAGGAGAGTAAGAACAAGGGTGTTTAACGCTACCCTAGCTCAAACAAGTTTCTCTCTGTaggatgccaagaacctgggaaCCAGTGCATCTCCTGctttcccttctcagattctaGCCCAGACAAAAGAGGCAGGGGGCATTTCTTCAGAGGCCGTGAGCTTCACTACACAATGCCCCAGGCTCTACATGCACCCTCTTTATATATTTCTACCTTGAAAAAAGTTTTTatacaatattaataatatatatttttatataagaagcacatatgtttattttatagatagatatagatatacctAGATAAAGATCTCTAGTCAGCCTTTTTTAAGGCCGGGCTGATTGTGGTGCCTCAAAatgataatcccagcactttgggaggccaaggtggccagatctcttgagtccaggcgatggagatcagccagggcaacatggtgaaaccccatctttacaaaaattagctagtatgGTGTCAAGCACTtgcagtccctgctactcaggagactgaggtgggagaatcgcttgagcacagtatgtgaaggcttcagtgagctctaatcacatgactgcactccatattgggtgacaaagtgagaccctctctcaaaataaaataaaataaaaaggctacCACCATACTCACAGATAAGTGTGTCAGGTATATTTGCAGCTATCTTTCCTATATtctatttggttaaaaaaaaatgcgaAGAACTCTTCTCATTCTAGATTTTTGTATTAATTAGACATTTGAAGTTTATAGCAGAAGAGCTATGTTTGGTATGTGTACTCTATAGACCACATAGTGCAAACAGAtatcaatgctttttaaaagtatataaggttattagaaatattttaaactacctataggtatatatgtatctaaTTGAACTATCAAATGCAAGTAAGATCATTTCCTTAGCGTGTGAAATCCACtgactttattaaaatattttctaatttctattacAATAGTGTTTCTTAATTAGCTAACATAAGAGGAgttttaagacatttatttatatgtacttaCTAGATTCAAACTTGATTCCACTGTTTTCAGAAATCGTGCTCTGAGACAAGTCCTTTTTTTATCTAACTATGTTTCTGCCTACAATAAAGACAGATATGTCATTTTTGCTAATCATGCTGTTCCAAACCTCTCCATCCTATTTTTCGGTTTTTTCTACCAGTCATTCAGAGACTTACTTATATTCAAATTTCTCTCTAGGTTTAACATTTGTGTATGTCTTGTTgtggttttgtctatttttgctgtatataatttaagacatttattgacatatatcatacatgcagaaaagtacaatgattaaatatggatagcttgatttaGGAAACACATGTATTTGCTTATAACCATTTATGAAAATAGAACATTACTAAAAATAGAGATACTTCTACTGCCCCTTTCCAAACACTAACCCTCATCCTCAAtagtaacagattttttttgtcaTAATTTggtctattttcaaatttttattaaataaatcagagTATCTACTCTAAGTCAATGTTtctttcattgttgttattttgctTATAGTACTTATCTGCTAATGGACATGGTAGATTAAAGATGGctacatacacattttttaattaatagattttttttagcactttgtggttcatgcctctaatcccaccactttgggaggctgaggtgcgcggatcatgagttcaggagattgagaccatcctggccaacgtggtaaaatcccttctctactaaaatacaaaaaattagctgatagATAACATCTGGGTTCTTAGCTGCACTGAGTCAAGCCTACTTACATCTTTGTTTGTCTTCCTCTACACTTTTCCTTCCACATAACACTCCAGGAATGCCAAGCTGTGCTGGCCTTCTACACCATTTCCACTATTTTGCCCCCGCCGACTCGGCTTtttgccgccgcggctttttgcgtCTTTCTCCCCCCGCCGCCATGGCATTTTGCCCCGGAAGCCACGGCTTTTTGCCCTCGCCGCCGCGGTTTTTGCGGCTTTTTTCCTCCGCCACCGCGACTTTTTCCACCGCGGCTTTTTATGGCTTTTGGCCCCCAGCGCCGCAGCTTTTTACGGCTTTTCGCCCCCGCCGCCGCAGGTTTCTCCCGCCGCGGCTTCTTGCCCCGCTTCCCCGGCTTTTTGTGGCTTTTTGCCGCCGCGTCTTTTGGCCCCCGCCACCGCGGCATTTTACAGCTTTTCGCCCCCGCCGCTGCGGCTTTTTCCCCCCGCCGCCGCAGGTTTTCCTGCCACGGTTTCTTGCCCCCACCGCCTGGGCTTTTTgctgctttttgcccccgccgccgcggctccTTGCCCCCTACGCAGCTTcctgcccccgccgccgcggctttttatcACCCCAGccgctttttgcccccgccgccatGGGTGTTTGCCGCCGCGGCTTTCTGCCCCCGCCCCCGTTGCTTTTTGCCCCTGCCGccacggctttttgcccccgccccCGTTGATTTTTGCCCTCGCCGTCGCGGCTTTCTGCCCCTGCCGCCGAGGGTTTTTGCGGTTTCATGTCCCCGCCGTCGTGGCTTTTTGCCTCCGCTGCTTTTTGCCCCCTctgccgcggctttttgcggCTTTTTAGCCCCTCCGCCGTGGCTTTTTGCGGCTTTTGGCACCTGATGCCGCGGCTTTTTGGGGCTTTTggtccccgccgccgcggcttttttcTCCCGCCGCCTCAGGTTTTTCCTGCCGCGGCTTTTttcccccgccgccgccgcggctttttctACCcctgctttttgcccccgccgccacGGCTTTCTGCCCCGGCCGCCGCATCTTTTTGCCGCCGCAGCTTCTTACACCCgccaccgcggctttttgcccccgctgtcgcggctttttgcccctgaCGCTGCGGCTTTTTACGGCTTTTTGCCCCCATCACCGCAGCTTTTTGCCCCGCCGCCCCGGCTTTTTGCCCCCCTCGCCCCGGCTTTTTCCGCCACCGCCccggctttttgcccccaccaTTGCGGCTTTTTGcgcccgccgccgcggctttttgcccccatcACCGTGGCTTTTTCCCCGCCGCCACGGTTTCTTGCCGATGCGGCTTTTTACTGCCGCTGCAGCAGGTTTTTACCGCTGAGGCTTTTTCACCCCGCTGTCGCGGGTTTTTGCCCCCGCTGTCGCGGGTTTTTGCCCccaccgccgcggctttttgcccccaccgCCGCGGGTCTGAGGGCGGGATCGTCAGACTCGGCTTCCAGATCTACTCGCGTCCTGGCTAAGGCAGCGCCGAGGGTCACTCCTGATCTAGCTCTCCTGGTTCGGGGGTTCCTTGCCTAGACACCTGCGCCCCAGGCTCCGCTCCTGGGCCACTGCAGCCTGCATAGAGCGGCGCTGCGCTCGGCCCcgatgggagagaagaaggagggcGGTGGCGGGGGTGATGCGGCTATCGCGGAGGGTGGTGCAGGTGCCGCGGCCAGCCAGGCGCTGCAGCCCTGCGGGCAGCTCCAGAAGCTCATCGGCATCTCCGTTGGCAGCCTGCGTGGGCTGCGCACCAAGTGCGCTGTGTCCAAGGACCTCACCCAGCAGGAGATACGGACCGTGGAGGTAAGGGGGTCGGGGACCAGGGTTGGGCTCCAGCACCAGACTGGACATCTCCCTCTGGGCCCCAGTTCACTCCCGGCCTAGTCGCATCCTTGAGCCCGCGTCGCTCCCTTGGAGGCTTCTCCTCCCTCCTGCACTCGCTGATGCAGCAGCCGGAGGACCTGGGACCAGCCCTCACCTTGGGCAGGATTTGTGGGGCGGGTGCGTTTTGGGAACTTTGATGGAGGCTCCAGGGGCCCGTGGGTGGGGTGGGCTGTGCGCAGACGTCCCCTTACACCCCGAATTTCCATCTGGTGCAGCCTTCTCATCTTGTAGGTGAGGAAACCGAAGGCCTGAGGGAGAAATGACTTGCCAGGAACCCCTgttaaggaaaattaacaaagtgTGGTAATCAAAGGAGAACTGAGTTGGGATTCAGACCTGGAGTCCCACACCCTTGGTTAAGACATTATACCA is from Pan paniscus chromosome 8, NHGRI_mPanPan1-v2.0_pri, whole genome shotgun sequence and encodes:
- the LOC100970634 gene encoding LOW QUALITY PROTEIN: translation initiation factor IF-2 (The sequence of the model RefSeq protein was modified relative to this genomic sequence to represent the inferred CDS: substituted 2 bases at 2 genomic stop codons), giving the protein MRRLHQMEIRGGPYLLLGEVLGHSALGAQPTQAANGDADELLELPAGLQRLAGRGTCTTLRDSRITPATALLLLSHRGRAQRRSMQAAVAQERSLGRRCLGKEPPNQESXIRSDPRRCLSQDASRSGSRVXRSRPQTRGGGGKKPRRNRGGGEKATVMGAKSRGGGGKKPRQRGQKAAVAGVRSCGGKKMRRPGQKAVAAGAKSRGRKSRGGGGGKKPRQEKPEAAGEKSRGGGDQKPQKAAASGGKEPRRRGQKAAKSPGGGGKKPWQENLRRRGEKAAAAGAKSCKMPRWRGPKDAAAKSHKKPGKRGKKPRREKPAAAGAKSRKKLRRWGPKAIKSRGGKSRGGGGKKPQKPRRRGQKAVASGAKCHGGGGRKTQKAAAAKSRVGGGKIVEMV